From the Nodularia sp. NIES-3585 genome, one window contains:
- the infC gene encoding translation initiation factor IF-3, giving the protein MNSQIKSSQVYLIDHENNNRGLVDTSEALQLAESVDLDLVVVSESKDTPVAKIINYGKLQYQKKKRQTQSARPSVKEVRFRPNVGAADYNLRIEQAAQWLSKGDSVKFAIRLRGREHQHREQAGEMLDRIVEALSEVGKVQSLDKRSLIVQVVPA; this is encoded by the coding sequence ATCAACTCGCAAATTAAGTCAAGTCAAGTCTACTTGATTGATCATGAGAATAATAACCGTGGTCTGGTTGACACTTCCGAAGCTTTACAGCTAGCAGAAAGTGTAGACCTTGACCTTGTTGTAGTCTCCGAAAGCAAGGACACCCCAGTTGCGAAGATTATCAACTATGGTAAGCTTCAATATCAAAAGAAAAAACGTCAGACCCAAAGTGCTAGACCAAGCGTCAAGGAAGTTCGATTCCGTCCCAACGTGGGTGCAGCTGACTACAATTTACGCATTGAGCAAGCAGCTCAATGGTTGAGCAAAGGCGATTCAGTGAAGTTCGCTATCCGCTTGCGAGGTCGAGAACATCAACATCGCGAGCAAGCTGGAGAAATGCTAGACCGCATTGTTGAGGCTCTAAGTGAGGTAGGCAAAGTCCAGTCACTCGATAAACGCTCACTAATTGTTCAAGTCGTTCCTGCTTAA
- a CDS encoding YajQ family cyclic di-GMP-binding protein: MASTYSFDIVSDFDRQELVNAVDQVVREIKGRYDLKDTQTTLDLNEQSINVSTDSEFTLDSVHNILREKAAKRNLSQKIFEFGKVESASGNRVRQEITLKKGISQEIAKQISKLIRDEFKKVQPSIQGDSVRVSAKAKDDLQDVMQRLKQEDLPVALQFTNYR, translated from the coding sequence ATGGCTTCCACATATTCCTTTGACATTGTGAGCGACTTTGACCGACAAGAATTAGTGAATGCGGTCGATCAGGTTGTGCGAGAGATAAAAGGTCGTTATGACCTCAAAGATACTCAAACCACTCTGGATTTGAACGAGCAAAGCATTAATGTCAGCACTGACAGCGAGTTTACCTTAGATTCTGTTCACAACATCTTGCGGGAAAAAGCCGCCAAGCGTAACCTCTCGCAGAAAATTTTTGAGTTTGGCAAAGTTGAATCAGCTAGCGGTAACCGTGTTCGTCAAGAAATCACACTCAAAAAAGGTATCAGTCAGGAAATTGCCAAACAAATTTCCAAATTGATTCGCGACGAATTCAAAAAAGTACAACCTTCAATTCAAGGTGATTCTGTGCGGGTTTCGGCTAAAGCTAAGGATGACTTACAAGATGTGATGCAGCGGCTGAAACAAGAAGATTTACCTGTAGCTTTGCAATTTACTAATTATCGTTAA
- a CDS encoding MAPEG family protein, with protein MRSQLPVPAILLYSIAAATLLIYLPFLLVAYARVQIGYEALATPRAKFDKLPPYAQRATWAHQNSFEAFMLFATAALMAYVTGVNSPTAAVAAIAFVVARFLYSIFYILNIALLRSLMFVIGSFGSATLIILSIIQANS; from the coding sequence ATGCGATCGCAACTGCCTGTGCCTGCTATTTTGTTGTATTCTATTGCTGCTGCCACCCTTCTGATTTATCTGCCGTTTTTATTGGTAGCTTATGCTCGTGTGCAGATTGGGTATGAGGCGCTGGCTACTCCTCGCGCTAAGTTCGATAAATTGCCCCCCTATGCTCAACGAGCCACCTGGGCGCATCAAAATTCCTTTGAAGCATTTATGTTGTTTGCCACCGCAGCATTGATGGCATACGTCACTGGTGTTAATTCTCCTACAGCAGCAGTGGCTGCGATCGCTTTTGTTGTGGCGCGTTTCCTATACTCAATTTTTTATATTTTGAATATAGCCCTATTGCGATCGCTGATGTTTGTCATTGGCTCTTTTGGCTCTGCGACTCTGATTATCTTGAGCATCATCCAAGCTAATAGTTAA
- a CDS encoding DNA recombination-mediator protein A — protein MSQSTDLTNLDTLAQELATIQQTGSKRIALLGSRHVPITHQNLIEMMTYALVLSGNRVITSGATGTNSAAIKGAMRADPNLLTVILPQSLSRQPHESRQQLEQVMHLVENSSNDSLSLAEASYICNKEIVSRCQQLICFAFHDSRTLLQTCGDAEEQRKVVTLFYFD, from the coding sequence TTGAGCCAGTCAACAGACCTTACCAACCTCGATACATTAGCGCAGGAACTGGCGACCATCCAGCAAACGGGTTCTAAACGAATCGCCTTGCTGGGTTCTCGCCATGTGCCAATTACGCATCAGAATCTTATTGAAATGATGACCTATGCCCTGGTTCTATCAGGCAATCGGGTGATCACCTCTGGAGCTACAGGGACAAATTCAGCTGCCATTAAGGGAGCAATGCGGGCAGATCCCAATTTATTGACGGTGATTTTACCTCAAAGTTTGTCACGCCAGCCCCATGAATCGCGCCAGCAACTAGAGCAGGTGATGCATCTGGTAGAAAATTCCAGTAATGATAGCCTGTCTTTAGCTGAAGCTAGTTATATTTGTAATAAGGAGATTGTCTCTCGCTGTCAGCAACTAATCTGTTTTGCATTTCACGACAGTCGGACTTTGCTCCAAACTTGTGGAGATGCAGAAGAACAAAGAAAAGTGGTGACGCTTTTCTATTTTGACTAA
- a CDS encoding monooxygenase family protein, with protein MPFRTRNPSEPHLKAWLRFNRAVGVDGSVGIWHATYLIEPGKYEAVYANMPVFGLAAATQHVPATGKRRTARDRQSRAEDDSAERCL; from the coding sequence ATGCCTTTTAGGACTAGAAACCCTTCTGAGCCACATTTAAAGGCTTGGCTAAGGTTTAATAGAGCCGTTGGTGTTGATGGTAGTGTAGGCATCTGGCACGCAACTTACTTGATTGAACCTGGAAAATATGAGGCAGTTTACGCGAATATGCCTGTTTTTGGATTAGCTGCTGCAACTCAGCACGTCCCAGCGACAGGAAAAAGACGGACTGCACGCGACAGGCAAAGCCGCGCCGAAGACGATAGCGCGGAGCGCTGCCTCTAA
- a CDS encoding phosphotransacetylase family protein: MPKSAKCLLIGSTETYSGKSATVLGLSHQLQQKGLDIAYSKPLGTCFSASGKAVVEEDVQFIAHSLNLPTNRVGATMLALDEANVQKRWRGEDKTDYRLLLKQQYLQISQGDLVLLEGPGDLTQGNLFNLSLLQVAEELDASVLLVARYNSLLCADALLSAQQLIGDRLMGVVINDIPAEQLEIVDAQLCPFLEKQGIPVFATLPKSDLLRSVSVGQLVSQLNAEVLCRGDRLDLMVESLAIGAMNVNSAVKYFRKRRNMAVVTGGDRVEIQQAALETSTQCLILTGQLPPPAFILTRAEELEIPILSVDLDTLTTVEIIDRTFGQVRVHEPIKVQCIHQLMNEHFDIDRLLSKLGLTPAGNLS, from the coding sequence GTGCCAAAATCTGCTAAATGTTTGCTGATTGGCTCAACCGAAACTTATAGTGGTAAATCTGCAACCGTTTTGGGTTTGTCTCATCAGCTACAGCAAAAAGGACTAGATATTGCCTACAGTAAACCGCTAGGCACTTGTTTTAGTGCATCTGGCAAAGCTGTAGTTGAGGAAGATGTCCAGTTTATCGCCCATAGTCTGAATTTGCCGACAAACCGTGTTGGTGCCACAATGCTGGCTTTGGATGAGGCTAATGTCCAAAAACGCTGGCGCGGCGAAGACAAAACCGATTATCGGCTGTTATTAAAACAGCAATATTTGCAAATTTCCCAAGGAGATTTAGTGTTGCTAGAGGGGCCTGGTGATTTGACACAAGGCAATTTATTTAATTTGTCTTTGTTACAGGTTGCTGAGGAATTAGATGCCTCTGTACTATTGGTAGCTCGTTATAATTCGCTGCTTTGTGCTGATGCGTTATTGTCTGCTCAACAGCTGATAGGCGATCGCTTGATGGGAGTTGTGATTAATGATATCCCTGCCGAACAATTAGAAATAGTTGACGCTCAATTATGCCCGTTTTTAGAAAAGCAAGGCATTCCCGTATTCGCCACATTGCCAAAAAGTGACTTACTACGCAGTGTCAGCGTTGGTCAACTGGTCAGCCAGTTAAATGCTGAAGTTCTATGTCGTGGCGATCGCCTAGATTTGATGGTGGAAAGTTTGGCAATTGGCGCGATGAATGTCAATTCAGCTGTGAAATATTTCCGCAAACGCCGAAATATGGCCGTCGTCACAGGAGGCGATCGCGTGGAAATTCAACAAGCCGCCCTAGAAACTTCTACACAATGCCTGATTTTGACTGGACAACTGCCACCGCCAGCCTTTATTCTCACCCGTGCTGAAGAGCTAGAAATACCCATCCTATCGGTTGATTTAGATACCCTCACTACTGTGGAAATTATTGACCGGACTTTTGGGCAAGTACGGGTACACGAACCAATTAAGGTTCAATGCATTCACCAGTTGATGAATGAGCATTTTGACATTGATCGCTTGTTATCTAAATTAGGCTTAACTCCCGCCGGGAATTTGTCGTAA
- the ebsA gene encoding type IV pilus biogenesis protein EbsA, with protein MSIDQLQPVNQQQANVYSPYVQSAKRNFLPYALSLYQKGVLEGQRKIEGGDNIPFVASWNVATLPSDLTRCRIQFEGNADLSYEVMMASFEFMSFLIELMENYKRYRLTDFSQGFYRKVLRIDE; from the coding sequence ATGTCTATTGATCAACTCCAGCCTGTGAATCAGCAACAAGCAAACGTTTACTCACCTTATGTTCAGAGTGCAAAGCGTAATTTTTTACCATATGCCCTGAGTCTCTATCAAAAAGGCGTTTTGGAGGGACAGCGCAAAATTGAAGGCGGTGACAATATTCCCTTTGTCGCTTCTTGGAATGTTGCTACTCTGCCTTCGGATTTGACACGCTGCCGAATACAGTTTGAGGGGAATGCTGATCTGAGTTATGAAGTGATGATGGCAAGTTTTGAATTTATGAGTTTTTTAATTGAACTTATGGAAAATTATAAGCGTTATCGTTTGACTGATTTTTCACAGGGTTTTTACCGCAAAGTGTTGCGTATAGACGAATAA
- a CDS encoding glycosyltransferase family 2 protein — protein sequence MPANSWPEDDYYDELGQLNSLLSDQLADEEESVVEVDPMSLPSRFQGRRRKAALVLTVVWSGTIALHLASWGSIFILGLTTLLGFHALVVVFAKPRRYTKEMQGDFPSVSVLVAAKNEEAVIGKLVKNLCSLEYPDGQYEVWIIDDNSTDKTPQLLAELAQEYDQLKVLRRSPQASGGKSGALNQVLPLTKGEIVAVFDADAQVVPDLLLQVAPLFQREKVGAVQVRKAISNAKENFWTQGQMAEMALDSWFQQQRVGIGGIGELRGNGQFVRRTALESCGGWNEVTITDDLDMTLRLHLDQWDIDCTFYPAVQEEGVTNAIALWHQRSRWAEGGYQRYLDYWDLILKNRLGVRKTWDMLIFMLTMYILPTAAVPDILMAVARHRLPMLGPVTTLSVGMSVMGMFAGLKRIRQDKEFNISTSFQLLLQTLRGSLYMLHWLVVMSATTARMSVRPKRLKWIKTVHSGSGD from the coding sequence ATGCCAGCGAATTCCTGGCCCGAAGACGATTATTACGACGAGCTTGGCCAACTTAACTCCCTATTATCCGACCAATTGGCAGATGAGGAGGAGTCAGTGGTAGAGGTAGATCCCATGTCTCTACCATCCCGGTTTCAAGGACGTAGACGCAAAGCCGCTCTGGTTCTGACTGTAGTTTGGAGCGGTACAATCGCGCTGCATTTAGCTTCTTGGGGTTCAATATTCATTCTAGGACTGACTACTCTCCTGGGATTTCACGCTTTAGTGGTTGTATTTGCTAAACCCCGGCGCTATACCAAAGAAATGCAGGGAGATTTTCCTTCTGTATCTGTATTAGTAGCAGCTAAAAATGAAGAAGCAGTTATTGGTAAATTAGTCAAGAATCTTTGTAGTCTGGAATATCCAGATGGGCAGTATGAAGTTTGGATAATTGACGATAACAGCACAGATAAGACACCGCAGTTATTAGCGGAACTAGCCCAAGAATATGACCAACTCAAGGTTCTCAGGCGCTCTCCACAAGCTAGTGGTGGCAAATCTGGAGCATTGAATCAGGTATTACCATTGACCAAGGGCGAAATTGTCGCAGTGTTTGATGCTGATGCTCAGGTAGTACCAGACTTACTGCTACAGGTAGCACCTTTATTCCAACGGGAAAAGGTGGGGGCGGTGCAGGTACGAAAAGCGATCTCCAACGCCAAAGAGAATTTCTGGACTCAGGGTCAGATGGCAGAAATGGCTTTGGATAGCTGGTTTCAGCAGCAACGTGTTGGCATTGGTGGGATTGGCGAATTGCGCGGTAATGGTCAATTTGTCCGGCGTACAGCCTTAGAAAGTTGTGGCGGATGGAATGAAGTCACTATTACCGACGATTTGGATATGACTTTGCGGCTACATCTGGACCAATGGGACATTGATTGTACATTTTACCCGGCTGTGCAGGAAGAAGGAGTGACAAATGCGATCGCTCTTTGGCATCAACGCAGTCGTTGGGCAGAAGGCGGTTATCAGCGCTATTTAGATTACTGGGATCTAATTCTCAAAAACCGCCTGGGTGTGCGAAAAACCTGGGATATGCTGATATTTATGCTGACTATGTATATTCTCCCCACAGCAGCTGTTCCAGATATATTAATGGCGGTGGCTCGGCATCGTCTACCAATGTTAGGCCCCGTAACTACACTATCAGTCGGTATGTCTGTAATGGGGATGTTTGCCGGACTCAAGCGTATACGTCAAGATAAGGAATTCAATATTTCTACCTCTTTTCAGTTACTGCTACAAACGCTGCGTGGCTCTTTATATATGTTGCACTGGTTGGTAGTTATGAGTGCTACCACTGCTCGGATGTCTGTCAGACCAAAGCGCCTGAAATGGATTAAAACCGTGCATTCAGGTAGCGGCGACTAA
- a CDS encoding caspase family protein, producing the protein MMAKNWAIAIGINQYNNLQSLNYAKFDAEAMRDWFQNEAQFDQVFLFTEDSEAIPARPPIPTQPTFGNLWRFLRVNFEEKLLEPVDNLWFFFAGHGQRAAGKDYLMLSDSDPGDLEHTAIPANIIPIFKINVSRHFDLF; encoded by the coding sequence ATGATGGCGAAAAATTGGGCGATCGCCATTGGAATTAATCAGTACAATAATCTTCAGTCATTGAATTATGCAAAATTCGACGCTGAAGCAATGCGCGATTGGTTTCAGAACGAAGCGCAATTTGACCAAGTATTTCTGTTTACAGAAGACTCAGAAGCGATTCCAGCTAGACCACCAATTCCTACTCAGCCCACTTTCGGTAATTTGTGGCGATTCTTACGAGTCAACTTTGAAGAAAAATTATTAGAACCAGTGGATAATCTGTGGTTTTTCTTTGCTGGTCATGGTCAGAGGGCAGCAGGCAAAGATTATCTCATGCTTTCGGATAGTGATCCAGGAGATTTAGAACATACAGCAATACCTGCAAACATTATACCTATATTTAAAATCAATGTTTCTAGACATTTTGATTTGTTTTAG
- a CDS encoding formylglycine-generating enzyme family protein: protein MMIGIWLSALIWNWLVNHNANHVYDAGVKGTYREKTTEVGSVGVANAFGLYDMHGNVWEWCLDDWHGNYDGAPIDGSPWFNINDNFCQKLGRAVLRGGSWIYVPDYCRSAFRSDNHGAERYSLFSDLGFRVVCAGGKIFQ from the coding sequence ATGATGATTGGGATTTGGCTTTCCGCCTTAATTTGGAATTGGTTAGTCAACCATAACGCTAATCATGTTTATGATGCTGGGGTTAAAGGAACATATCGAGAAAAAACAACGGAAGTGGGAAGCGTTGGAGTAGCTAACGCTTTTGGGCTATACGATATGCACGGCAATGTCTGGGAATGGTGTCTTGATGATTGGCACGGGAATTATGATGGAGCGCCTATAGATGGCAGTCCTTGGTTTAATATTAATGATAATTTTTGTCAAAAGTTAGGACGTGCCGTACTGCGGGGCGGTTCCTGGATCTACGTTCCTGACTACTGCCGTTCCGCGTTTCGCAGCGACAATCATGGGGCGGAGCGCTACAGCTTATTTAGCGATCTTGGTTTTCGTGTTGTCTGCGCGGGCGGGAAAATCTTTCAGTAG
- the dnaX gene encoding DNA polymerase III subunit gamma/tau gives MSYEPLHHKYRPKSFAELVGQEAIATTLTNAINTAKIAPAYLFTGPRGTGKTSSARILAKSLNCLNSNQPTAEPCGVCDVCQGITKGYSLDVIEIDAASNTGVDNIRELIEKAQFAPVQCRYKVYVVDECLTGDSLVLTDQGLVRIDNPSLKGKKVMSYNDSSGEWQFKQVVRWLDQGERQTLVIKTNNREIRCTGNHLIRTDQGWIAAKDVKEGAKILSPVNVTEWITSLETVESVHLAGVERVYDIEVADNHNFVANGLLVHNCHMLSTAAFNALLKTLEEPPKHVVFVLATTDPQRVLPTIISRCQRFDFRRIQLEAMVNHLSAIASKENINISPDAVTLIGQIAQGGLRDAESLLDQLALTVGEVTPDKVWDLVGSVSEQDLIALLNAIAQDHPEAVLDCSRKILDSGREPLIILQNLAALYRDLLIAQKAPNRQDLVTCTQQTWTALVELSQKFDMSTILRGQQHLRTSEVQIKNTTQPRLWLEVTLLGLLPSANVQTQAASTPHRMNAPAAVAPNYSPVASAPPQPTNHNPTVNPVSAPQPTNHNQTVNPVSTPPPERVSIPQTTSQDKPFTHLAPPVSPISASEEVVEVTQSDFVQVWQQVLEYLQNPLSKALFKEHGRLLNFHHGMAEVGMPPNLVKPSMKKQITDIEVAFMKVCQHKVTVSLVPNKSKMAAVNGNSPPVSSQNPTPVQQSPAPNYNQQIQSVVPAAPPATPTPTPLATPAKTESTQGAARVQTLPPQQKQRPLAEWETDEVAIAAKRLADFFNGQVIRFTDDGIDSPESMATSEGLDEPEIDDD, from the coding sequence ATGTCCTACGAACCCCTCCACCATAAGTATCGCCCCAAGAGTTTTGCTGAACTGGTGGGACAAGAGGCGATCGCTACTACCCTCACCAACGCGATCAACACTGCTAAAATTGCCCCTGCCTATTTGTTTACAGGCCCCAGAGGCACGGGAAAGACTTCTAGCGCCCGGATTCTGGCTAAATCTTTAAATTGTCTCAACAGTAACCAACCCACTGCTGAACCCTGTGGAGTGTGTGATGTTTGTCAAGGCATTACTAAGGGTTACTCTCTCGATGTTATAGAAATTGATGCTGCTAGTAACACTGGTGTAGATAATATCCGTGAGTTAATTGAAAAGGCACAGTTTGCCCCTGTACAGTGTCGCTACAAGGTTTATGTGGTCGATGAATGTCTGACTGGAGATTCTCTGGTTTTAACTGATCAAGGACTCGTCAGAATTGATAACCCTAGTCTCAAGGGTAAGAAGGTGATGAGTTACAACGACTCATCAGGCGAGTGGCAATTCAAGCAAGTTGTTAGGTGGTTAGACCAAGGAGAACGTCAAACGCTGGTTATCAAGACGAATAACCGAGAAATTAGATGTACGGGTAATCATTTAATCAGGACAGATCAGGGATGGATAGCAGCAAAAGACGTAAAAGAAGGAGCGAAGATACTATCTCCTGTGAATGTCACTGAATGGATTACAAGTTTGGAGACAGTCGAATCTGTTCACCTCGCTGGAGTTGAACGAGTCTATGACATTGAAGTGGCAGATAATCATAACTTTGTGGCAAATGGGCTTTTGGTGCATAATTGCCATATGCTCAGTACGGCAGCATTCAATGCGTTATTAAAAACATTAGAAGAACCACCGAAGCACGTAGTTTTTGTTTTAGCGACAACAGACCCGCAGCGAGTCTTACCAACGATTATTTCACGCTGCCAAAGGTTTGATTTTAGACGTATTCAGTTAGAGGCGATGGTTAATCATTTAAGTGCGATCGCCTCTAAAGAAAATATTAATATATCTCCTGATGCTGTCACCTTAATCGGTCAAATTGCTCAGGGAGGATTGCGAGACGCGGAAAGTCTACTGGATCAATTAGCTTTGACAGTGGGTGAAGTCACACCTGACAAAGTTTGGGATTTGGTCGGTTCGGTGAGTGAACAAGACTTAATTGCATTATTGAATGCGATCGCTCAAGACCACCCAGAAGCAGTTTTAGATTGTAGCCGGAAAATCCTCGATAGTGGAAGAGAACCGCTAATTATTCTGCAAAATCTCGCCGCTTTATACAGAGATTTACTCATAGCACAAAAAGCACCTAATCGTCAGGATTTAGTTACTTGTACCCAGCAAACCTGGACGGCGTTGGTAGAATTGTCGCAAAAATTCGACATGAGTACAATTTTGCGGGGACAGCAACACCTACGCACATCGGAAGTGCAAATTAAAAATACCACCCAGCCACGCTTATGGTTGGAGGTGACACTACTAGGTTTATTGCCGAGTGCAAATGTTCAAACCCAAGCTGCAAGTACACCTCACCGAATGAATGCGCCTGCTGCTGTAGCTCCAAATTATTCTCCAGTCGCTTCTGCACCACCTCAGCCCACAAATCACAATCCAACGGTTAACCCAGTATCTGCACCTCAACCCACAAATCACAATCAGACGGTTAACCCAGTATCTACACCACCTCCAGAAAGAGTATCTATTCCCCAAACAACCAGTCAAGACAAGCCATTTACACATTTAGCGCCGCCAGTATCCCCAATATCAGCTTCAGAGGAAGTTGTTGAGGTAACACAATCTGACTTTGTGCAAGTTTGGCAGCAAGTGCTTGAATATCTGCAAAATCCCTTAAGTAAAGCCTTGTTTAAGGAACATGGACGGCTATTAAACTTCCACCACGGGATGGCTGAGGTGGGAATGCCTCCAAATTTGGTAAAACCGTCTATGAAGAAACAAATAACTGATATTGAAGTTGCCTTTATGAAAGTTTGCCAACACAAGGTGACGGTAAGCTTAGTACCCAATAAATCCAAAATGGCTGCTGTAAATGGGAATAGCCCACCAGTTTCATCACAAAATCCTACTCCCGTTCAGCAATCACCAGCACCCAATTATAATCAGCAAATTCAATCCGTTGTACCGGCTGCTCCACCAGCTACCCCAACACCAACACCACTAGCAACACCAGCAAAAACCGAATCAACGCAGGGTGCAGCTAGGGTGCAAACTTTGCCACCGCAACAAAAGCAAAGGCCTCTGGCTGAATGGGAAACTGATGAAGTGGCGATCGCAGCCAAGCGTCTAGCAGATTTCTTCAATGGTCAAGTTATCCGTTTTACAGACGATGGAATAGATTCGCCTGAATCTATGGCTACATCTGAGGGCTTGGATGAACCAGAAATTGATGATGATTAA
- a CDS encoding O-methyltransferase: MLKKIAQSLQKLPHKFKKAKIPVTWIRKNDYSWLSQQFIKDFIKPEKTAFSTKIENLAQDTNKLGPQPLWEGYASNNIAGSTRMPNNVRTSATMGNIYTYLVQKRQPSIIVEFGTAFGVSGMYFLAGLELNHKGKLLTFEPNEVWRNIAQKNLLQISEKFSSIAGTFEENIDNVLPQGESIDMAFIDAIHTKEFVMSQLEIVLARCSNKAIIILDDINFSDNMNECWQEISVDDRFSCSVELSKRVGILEVA, from the coding sequence ATGCTGAAAAAAATAGCACAATCCTTACAAAAATTACCTCACAAATTTAAAAAAGCAAAAATCCCAGTAACCTGGATTAGAAAGAATGATTATTCATGGTTATCACAGCAGTTTATCAAAGATTTTATAAAGCCTGAAAAAACGGCTTTCAGCACCAAAATAGAAAACCTAGCGCAAGATACAAATAAATTAGGTCCTCAACCGCTTTGGGAAGGATACGCCAGTAATAATATTGCTGGCTCTACGCGAATGCCTAATAATGTACGCACCTCCGCTACAATGGGTAATATATATACTTATTTGGTGCAAAAAAGACAACCAAGTATTATTGTTGAGTTTGGTACTGCATTCGGCGTTTCTGGAATGTATTTCCTGGCAGGACTTGAACTTAACCATAAAGGAAAATTACTGACTTTTGAGCCTAATGAAGTTTGGAGAAACATAGCACAAAAAAACTTATTACAGATAAGTGAAAAATTCAGTAGTATAGCTGGTACATTTGAAGAAAACATAGACAATGTATTACCACAGGGTGAAAGTATAGATATGGCATTTATTGATGCCATTCACACAAAGGAATTTGTGATGTCCCAGTTAGAAATAGTTTTGGCAAGGTGTAGTAATAAAGCCATAATTATTCTTGATGACATCAATTTTTCAGATAATATGAATGAGTGTTGGCAAGAAATATCAGTTGATGATAGATTCTCGTGCAGTGTGGAGTTAAGTAAAAGAGTTGGAATATTGGAAGTCGCATAG